One Defluviimonas aquaemixtae DNA window includes the following coding sequences:
- a CDS encoding acetylornithine deacetylase/succinyl-diaminopimelate desuccinylase family protein, protein MQADIENRIQSEIAARRDDLISLTQDLIRIPTLNPPGRNYHEICVYLAERLGRAGFKVDLIRAEGALGDSIAHPRWNLVARAVGTGAGDCVHFNSHHDVVAVGHGWTRDPFGAKIEDGRIYGRGACDMKGGLAASVIAAEAFMAACPDYRGAIEISATADEESGGFGGVAYLAEKGWFDPERVQHVIIPEPLHKDRICLGHRGVWWAEIETKGRIAHGSMPFLGDCAVRHMGAVLAEMEATLFPLLATKRTDMPVIPEGAKQSTLNVNAIHGGESEQDEDYTGLPAPCVPDRCRITIDRRFLIEEDLAEVKREMSAMLERVKAARPTFDYEVRDLFEVQPTMTEKEAPIVKSTAAAIEKVLGREAAFVVSPGTYDQKHIDRIGRLKNCIAYGPGVLDLAHQPDEWVGIGDMEDSAKVMALVLAELLAP, encoded by the coding sequence ATGCAAGCCGATATCGAGAACCGCATTCAGAGCGAAATCGCTGCCCGGCGTGACGATCTGATCTCACTGACGCAGGACCTGATCCGCATCCCGACGCTCAATCCGCCGGGCCGGAACTATCACGAGATCTGCGTCTACCTCGCCGAACGACTCGGGCGGGCTGGCTTCAAGGTCGATCTGATCCGCGCGGAGGGTGCACTCGGAGACAGCATCGCACATCCGCGCTGGAACCTCGTCGCGCGGGCCGTTGGGACCGGCGCGGGCGACTGCGTCCATTTCAATTCGCACCACGATGTGGTCGCCGTCGGCCACGGCTGGACGCGCGACCCATTCGGCGCCAAGATCGAGGACGGCCGAATCTACGGCCGCGGCGCCTGTGACATGAAGGGCGGTCTTGCGGCCTCGGTCATTGCCGCCGAGGCGTTCATGGCCGCCTGCCCCGATTACCGCGGAGCCATCGAGATTTCCGCCACCGCGGACGAGGAATCGGGCGGCTTCGGCGGCGTCGCTTACCTCGCCGAAAAGGGCTGGTTCGATCCCGAGCGCGTCCAGCACGTGATCATCCCAGAGCCGCTGCACAAGGACCGCATCTGCCTGGGCCACCGGGGCGTCTGGTGGGCCGAGATCGAGACCAAGGGCCGGATCGCCCATGGCTCGATGCCCTTCCTCGGGGACTGCGCGGTCCGCCACATGGGCGCGGTCCTGGCCGAGATGGAGGCGACGCTGTTTCCGCTTCTCGCCACCAAGCGCACCGACATGCCGGTCATCCCCGAAGGCGCAAAGCAATCGACGCTTAACGTCAACGCGATTCACGGCGGCGAGAGCGAGCAGGACGAGGACTATACCGGCCTCCCGGCGCCTTGCGTCCCCGACCGCTGCCGGATCACGATCGACCGGCGGTTCCTGATCGAGGAGGATCTCGCCGAGGTGAAGCGCGAAATGAGCGCGATGCTCGAACGCGTCAAGGCGGCGCGACCGACCTTCGATTACGAGGTCCGCGACCTTTTCGAGGTCCAGCCCACGATGACCGAAAAGGAAGCGCCGATCGTGAAGTCAACCGCCGCCGCGATCGAAAAGGTGCTCGGGCGCGAGGCAGCTTTCGTTGTCTCGCCCGGCACTTACGATCAGAAACATATCGACCGAATCGGACGGCTGAAGAACTGCATTGCCTACGGACCGGGCGTCCTCGACCTCGCCCATCAGCCCGACGAGTGGGTCGGTATCGGGGACATGGAGGACAGCGCGAAGGTGATGGCGCTCGTTCTTGCCGAACTCCTCGCGCCCTGA
- the panC gene encoding pantoate--beta-alanine ligase — translation MKTVREVESLREVVAGWKAAGAGVGVVPTMGALHAGHTSLIDAARARADRVIATIFVNPKQFNNPEDLDKYPRDEAGDADLLSAAGADLLFAPPPEAVYPEGFATAVSVADLTADLEGTFRPGHFDGVATVVTKLLLMTGADAAYFGEKDWQQLQIVRRLVRDLNIPVEIVGCPILREADGLAMSSRNLRLSMEERAIAPALHRAMEAAAKAIRSGGQVPAALQSAREAVLAAGFRAIEYLELRDAERLTPLDRPERPARLLAAAWLGGVRLIDNVAVSP, via the coding sequence ATGAAGACGGTTCGCGAGGTGGAAAGCCTGCGCGAGGTCGTCGCAGGCTGGAAGGCGGCGGGCGCGGGCGTCGGCGTCGTCCCGACGATGGGCGCACTGCATGCGGGCCACACGAGCCTGATCGATGCCGCGCGGGCCCGCGCGGACCGGGTGATCGCCACGATCTTCGTCAATCCCAAGCAGTTCAACAACCCCGAAGACCTGGACAAGTACCCGCGCGACGAGGCGGGCGACGCGGATCTTCTGTCCGCCGCAGGCGCCGACCTTCTGTTCGCGCCGCCGCCCGAGGCGGTCTATCCCGAGGGTTTTGCCACTGCGGTCAGCGTGGCCGACCTGACGGCCGATCTTGAGGGCACGTTCCGTCCGGGCCATTTCGACGGCGTGGCGACGGTAGTGACAAAGCTCTTGCTGATGACCGGGGCGGATGCCGCCTATTTCGGCGAGAAGGACTGGCAGCAGTTGCAGATCGTCCGGCGGCTCGTGCGCGACCTGAACATCCCGGTCGAGATCGTGGGCTGCCCGATCCTGCGAGAAGCCGACGGCCTTGCCATGTCGTCGCGAAATTTGCGGCTTTCTATGGAGGAGCGAGCAATAGCACCTGCCCTTCACCGTGCCATGGAAGCTGCCGCCAAAGCAATCCGGAGCGGGGGGCAGGTGCCCGCCGCGCTGCAATCGGCGCGCGAGGCCGTCCTGGCCGCCGGCTTCCGCGCGATCGAATATCTCGAACTGCGCGACGCGGAACGTCTGACGCCGCTCGACCGGCCCGAGCGCCCCGCGCGGCTTCTGGCGGCGGCTTGGCTCGGCGGCGTTCGGCTCATAGACAATGTCGCGGTTTCGCCCTGA